The sequence CGGGACCGCCCGCGGGTTCCGGGCCGTCGAGCTCTCGCTCGACGATGGCGGGAGCTGGCTGCCCCTCGGCGCGCGGTCCCTCCCGGTGATGAACGGGACGCGGGTCCGGAGCACCGGTGGTGCCGCCACCCTCGAGCTGACCGATGGCAGCCGCATCGTCCTCCTGCCGTTCAGCGCGATCCGCGTGCGCGAGGCGGGGTCGGCCACCGCGGTGGCCGTCGACTACGGGCGACTGACCTTCCGCCTCCCGAGCCAGACCCGGGTCGAGCTCCAGACCCCGTCGGCGCGGCTCGAGCCGATCCGCGCCGAAGCCATGGGCGGCGAGCTCCTGGTCCGTCGGAACGGGACCACGGGCCTCGAGATGACCGCCGGCCGCCTCCGCATCCACGAGGCGATCACGGGCCAGGTTCGCGTGGCGAGCGTGGCGACCTCGGGTCAAGGTCTCGCGAAGCCGCCGGCGGCGTCGGCGGGCGCCCGGGGCGTCTTCGGCCCCCAGGGCGAGAGCCTCGGCTACCTCGCGCCGGACGGCCGGCTGGTGGCGCAGCCGGGCTTCACCTCGGATCTGACGCAGCCATTTCCCTCGCGCCTCGTCCAGGCGGCGATGGCGAAGGTCCCGGCTGCGGCTCAGCGGGACGCCCTGCCGCTCTTCGACCTGAACGGTGGCTATGTCGGCTACGTGGCCGGCCCCGAGTTCCACGCCCAGGCGGTCGGGGTGACGCCGGGTGGGGGGTCCGCCGAGGCCGTCATCGCTCGCGCTCCGGCCGACCTGACGCCGCGCGTGCAGCCGGTGACGCGTCCGCTCGCCAAGGGTGATCGCCTGTCGGATGGCGACAAGATCCGCACCGGAAAGGACGGGGCCGCGGAGCTTCGTCTCGGCGACGGGAGCCTGATCCGGCTCGGCCAGCTCTCGGACTTCGAGGTCGAGCGCCTCGAGAACGATTCGGCGGGCGCGCCGCGCACCTCGAGACTGCGGCTCGCCACGGGGAAGGTCCGAGCCTTCGTGAAGACCCCGTTCGTCCAGAAGGTCTCCACCGGTCAGGCCCAGTT comes from Candidatus Methylomirabilota bacterium and encodes:
- a CDS encoding FecR domain-containing protein, whose amino-acid sequence is MRQSALGRALCVALAVLLLGAPLPVAGQAMMASLGTARGFRAVELSLDDGGSWLPLGARSLPVMNGTRVRSTGGAATLELTDGSRIVLLPFSAIRVREAGSATAVAVDYGRLTFRLPSQTRVELQTPSARLEPIRAEAMGGELLVRRNGTTGLEMTAGRLRIHEAITGQVRVASVATSGQGLAKPPAASAGARGVFGPQGESLGYLAPDGRLVAQPGFTSDLTQPFPSRLVQAAMAKVPAAAQRDALPLFDLNGGYVGYVAGPEFHAQAVGVTPGGGSAEAVIARAPADLTPRVQPVTRPLAKGDRLSDGDKIRTGKDGAAELRLGDGSLIRLGQLSDFEVERLENDSAGAPRTSRLRLATGKVRAFVKTPFVQKVSTGQAQFSIGTPVATAAVRQTDFAVVQASGGSAKVYTLGSAVETTGVGGGSVTCVSNQYTEVVPGKGPSPCAPIPFVDKVALTSELAFESEAVGAGYGSDIAYVAIPFFVVAALAGVYFSGVFATSIRP